In Rathayibacter sp. VKM Ac-2762, one DNA window encodes the following:
- a CDS encoding HIRAN domain-containing protein encodes MTLLVDRPAPRPTPGVRELLLVWQNPRTRRFLRAAVLSVGVDGFLFRYEPAAVADEDFFPLAEFPRVDAEYRSSSLPPFFANRVMSSERGSYEEYLGWLGLEAASPDLPVEIMVRTGAARATDTFHVVEKPLRTAQTLISRFFVSGVRHRAELPLPVLPLEQGDGLVLVPDASNLRNPEAYEVASVSGERIGWVPDWLCGEVAALMASGWEVEAVAEKVNPQAPSHVQVLCRITATLRH; translated from the coding sequence ATGACTCTCCTCGTTGATCGACCGGCGCCGCGTCCGACCCCTGGTGTCCGCGAGCTGCTGCTCGTCTGGCAGAACCCTCGTACTCGCCGATTCCTCCGCGCGGCGGTGCTGTCCGTCGGGGTCGACGGCTTCCTCTTCCGGTACGAGCCTGCGGCTGTCGCCGACGAGGACTTCTTCCCGCTCGCGGAGTTCCCCCGTGTGGACGCGGAGTACCGGAGCTCGTCCCTTCCGCCGTTCTTCGCCAACAGGGTGATGTCGTCCGAGCGCGGCTCGTACGAGGAGTACCTGGGGTGGCTCGGTCTCGAGGCGGCGTCCCCCGACCTCCCCGTCGAGATCATGGTCCGGACCGGCGCGGCGCGAGCGACCGACACCTTCCATGTCGTGGAGAAGCCTCTCCGCACCGCGCAGACCCTCATCAGTCGTTTCTTCGTGTCAGGAGTCCGCCATCGGGCCGAGCTCCCGCTTCCGGTGCTGCCTCTCGAGCAGGGCGACGGGCTGGTCCTCGTGCCCGACGCCTCGAACCTCCGCAACCCGGAGGCCTACGAGGTGGCCTCGGTGTCCGGCGAGCGGATCGGATGGGTTCCGGACTGGCTGTGCGGTGAGGTCGCCGCGCTCATGGCGTCCGGATGGGAGGTCGAGGCGGTCGCAGAGAAGGTGAACCCCCAGGCCCCGTCCCACGTCCAGGTGCTCTGCCGGATCACCGCGACCCTGCGTCACTGA
- a CDS encoding aldo/keto reductase, producing the protein MNTFTLHNGVEIPALGLGVFQTPPDETRAAVAAALDAGYRHIDTAAAYGNEREVGEAIAGRDDVFLETKVWISDYGYDETLHAFDKSAGKLGVERIDLLILHQALPEAFDRTLDAYRALERLLADGRVRAIGVSNFMVEHLTRLLAETDVVPAVNQLEVHPYFQQRRVERFGCENDILTQAWSPIGGITAYRDSPRRSFDDPVLLELGAKYGKTAAQVMLRWHLQEGRQVIPKSTRPERIAENIDVFDFALSGSELARIDALEAGVRGGPEPEAVTLEAYGRDIPEA; encoded by the coding sequence ATGAACACGTTCACTCTCCACAACGGTGTCGAGATCCCCGCCCTCGGACTCGGCGTCTTCCAGACTCCGCCCGACGAGACCCGCGCCGCCGTCGCCGCCGCGCTCGACGCGGGGTACCGGCACATCGACACGGCGGCGGCCTACGGCAACGAGCGCGAGGTGGGCGAGGCGATCGCCGGCCGCGACGACGTCTTCCTCGAGACGAAGGTGTGGATCAGCGACTACGGCTACGACGAGACGCTGCACGCCTTCGACAAGAGCGCAGGCAAGCTCGGCGTCGAGCGGATCGACCTGCTGATCCTGCACCAGGCCCTGCCCGAGGCCTTCGACCGCACCCTCGACGCCTACCGGGCGCTCGAGCGGCTGCTCGCCGACGGGAGGGTGCGGGCGATCGGCGTGAGCAACTTCATGGTCGAGCACCTCACCCGCCTGCTCGCCGAGACCGACGTCGTCCCCGCGGTGAACCAGCTCGAGGTGCACCCGTACTTCCAGCAGCGGCGGGTCGAGCGCTTCGGCTGCGAGAACGACATCCTCACCCAGGCCTGGTCGCCGATCGGCGGCATCACCGCCTACCGCGACTCCCCGCGCCGCAGCTTCGACGACCCGGTGCTCCTCGAGCTCGGCGCCAAGTACGGGAAGACGGCCGCGCAGGTGATGCTGCGCTGGCACCTCCAGGAGGGCCGCCAGGTCATCCCCAAGTCGACCCGCCCCGAGCGCATCGCCGAGAACATCGACGTGTTCGACTTCGCGCTCTCCGGCTCGGAGCTCGCCCGGATCGACGCCCTCGAGGCCGGCGTGCGCGGCGGACCGGAGCCCGAGGCCGTCACGCTGGAGGCGTACGGCCGCGACATCCCCGAGGCGTGA
- a CDS encoding substrate-binding domain-containing protein produces the protein MNRTARRLLPVLAPVGALALLLTGCASGGDTAAGGSGSTKVAAVIKGLDNPFFQAMENGIEDTAKDDSVDVSVQAAADIGDTTGQADKLTTVAGQDFGCLIVNPISGTNLVQALASATGKTIVNIDSPLDPDAVEAANLDVTTYIGTDNEAAGGKAGDFLLQQLPAGSEVAVIGGVSGDVTSAARVDGFTAAIGSDLTVVQEAAADWKREVALTKATDILAANPDVKAFFAANDDMGLGIVKAVENAGLTGSVQVVSVDGNEDALQSVKDGGLTATVAQYPYAIGQLGVQACEAVGAGEEIPAEIESPTALVTSETAEQALGAFPQPFEEFDNPLAALVPSK, from the coding sequence ATGAACCGCACAGCACGCCGCCTCCTCCCGGTTCTCGCACCGGTCGGCGCCCTCGCACTCCTCCTCACCGGCTGCGCCTCGGGTGGCGACACGGCCGCCGGCGGCTCCGGATCGACCAAGGTCGCCGCGGTCATCAAGGGCCTCGACAACCCCTTCTTCCAGGCGATGGAGAACGGCATCGAGGACACCGCGAAGGACGACTCCGTGGACGTCTCGGTGCAGGCCGCCGCCGACATCGGCGACACCACCGGCCAGGCCGACAAGCTCACCACGGTCGCCGGCCAGGACTTCGGCTGCCTGATCGTCAACCCGATCAGCGGCACGAACCTGGTGCAGGCCCTCGCCTCCGCCACCGGCAAGACGATCGTCAACATCGACAGCCCGCTCGACCCCGACGCGGTCGAGGCCGCGAACCTCGACGTCACCACCTACATCGGCACCGACAACGAGGCCGCGGGCGGCAAGGCCGGCGACTTCCTCCTGCAGCAGCTGCCCGCCGGCTCCGAGGTCGCCGTCATCGGCGGAGTCTCGGGAGACGTCACCAGCGCCGCCCGCGTCGACGGCTTCACCGCCGCGATCGGCTCCGACCTCACCGTCGTCCAGGAGGCCGCGGCCGACTGGAAGCGCGAGGTCGCGCTGACCAAGGCGACCGACATCCTCGCCGCGAACCCCGACGTGAAGGCGTTCTTCGCCGCGAACGACGACATGGGCCTCGGCATCGTCAAGGCCGTCGAGAACGCGGGCCTCACCGGCTCCGTCCAGGTGGTCAGCGTCGACGGCAACGAGGACGCGCTGCAGTCGGTGAAGGACGGCGGACTCACCGCCACCGTCGCCCAGTACCCCTACGCGATCGGCCAGCTCGGCGTGCAGGCGTGCGAGGCCGTCGGCGCCGGCGAGGAGATCCCCGCCGAGATCGAGTCGCCCACCGCGCTCGTGACCTCCGAGACCGCGGAGCAGGCCCTCGGCGCCTTCCCCCAGCCGTTCGAGGAGTTCGACAACCCGCTCGCCGCGCTCGTCCCCAGCAAGTAG
- a CDS encoding LLM class flavin-dependent oxidoreductase: protein MSVPLSILDLAPIAPGETARDSFAASVALAREAERNGYRRVWYAEHHNMASIASSATSVLIAHVASQTSTIRLGSGGVMLPNHSPLTIAEQFGTLETLHPGRIDLGLGRAPGSDQATFRALRRDPDSSERFPQDVLDLQAFLAGESRIPGVSATPGAGTRVPLYILGSSLFGAQLAAALGLPYAFASHFAPDALHQAVAEYRRGFRPSEQLDAPYVIAGMNAIAADTEEDAQEQFAQMKRARLMMLLRQSGQIPVGQTFDDEELDALLSAPIGAHVASMTTYTGVGTGDQVADYTADFARSADADEVIVAHASLQTEARLRSVALLAQSNARVAV, encoded by the coding sequence ATGAGCGTTCCCCTCTCCATCCTCGACCTCGCCCCCATCGCCCCCGGTGAGACCGCTCGCGACAGCTTCGCCGCCTCCGTCGCCCTGGCCCGGGAGGCCGAGCGGAACGGCTACCGCCGCGTCTGGTACGCCGAGCACCACAACATGGCGAGCATCGCCTCCAGCGCGACCTCGGTGCTCATCGCGCACGTCGCCTCGCAGACCTCCACGATCCGCCTCGGCTCCGGCGGCGTCATGCTGCCGAACCACTCCCCGCTCACCATCGCCGAGCAGTTCGGCACCCTCGAGACGCTGCACCCGGGCCGGATCGACCTCGGACTCGGCCGCGCCCCCGGCAGCGACCAGGCGACCTTCCGCGCGCTCCGCCGCGACCCCGACTCCTCCGAGCGCTTCCCGCAGGACGTGCTGGATCTGCAGGCATTCCTCGCCGGCGAGTCCCGCATCCCCGGAGTGAGCGCGACGCCCGGTGCCGGCACCCGCGTCCCCCTCTACATCCTCGGCTCCTCGCTCTTCGGCGCGCAGCTCGCGGCCGCGCTGGGCCTGCCGTACGCGTTCGCCTCGCACTTCGCTCCGGACGCGCTGCACCAGGCCGTCGCGGAGTACCGCCGCGGCTTCCGCCCCTCCGAGCAGCTCGACGCCCCCTACGTGATCGCCGGGATGAACGCCATCGCCGCCGACACCGAGGAGGACGCGCAGGAGCAGTTCGCGCAGATGAAGCGCGCCCGCCTGATGATGCTGCTGCGCCAGAGCGGGCAGATCCCCGTCGGCCAGACCTTCGACGACGAGGAGCTCGACGCCCTGCTCAGCGCGCCGATCGGCGCCCACGTCGCGAGCATGACCACCTACACCGGTGTCGGCACCGGCGACCAGGTGGCCGACTACACCGCCGACTTCGCCCGCTCCGCCGACGCCGACGAGGTCATCGTCGCCCACGCGTCGCTGCAGACGGAGGCGCGCCTGCGCTCGGTCGCGCTCCTCGCGCAGTCGAACGCGCGCGTCGCCGTCTGA
- a CDS encoding ATP-binding cassette domain-containing protein, protein MTSDILLEARDIKKSFGGVHALKGASMSMRRGEITALIGDNGAGKSTLVRCLSGVHPADSGTITLDGDVVHFTTPLGARDGGIETVHQTLALVEDLTVWQNFFLGRELTKGVPGVRFLDRTQMKKTAQELLGDLAVNVPPVTSKVRRLSGGQRQAVAIARAAGWGSKIVIMDEPTAALGVQETARVEKIILKLRDAGVAVLLISHNFDQVMRLSDQVWVMRAGLAVAGRRTAETSGDELVSLITGAKAA, encoded by the coding sequence ATGACCAGCGACATCCTGCTCGAAGCGCGGGACATCAAGAAGTCCTTCGGCGGCGTCCACGCTCTCAAGGGAGCGTCGATGTCGATGCGCCGCGGCGAGATCACCGCCCTGATCGGCGACAACGGCGCGGGCAAGTCCACCCTCGTCCGCTGCCTCTCCGGGGTGCACCCCGCCGACTCCGGCACCATCACCCTCGACGGCGACGTGGTGCACTTCACCACTCCGCTCGGCGCGCGGGACGGCGGCATCGAGACGGTGCACCAGACCCTCGCCCTGGTCGAGGACCTGACCGTGTGGCAGAACTTCTTCCTCGGCCGCGAGCTCACCAAGGGCGTGCCCGGGGTGCGGTTCCTGGACCGGACGCAGATGAAGAAGACGGCCCAGGAGCTGCTCGGCGACCTCGCCGTGAACGTCCCGCCGGTCACCAGCAAGGTCCGCCGCCTCTCGGGCGGCCAGCGCCAGGCGGTCGCGATCGCCCGGGCCGCGGGCTGGGGCAGCAAGATCGTGATCATGGACGAGCCGACCGCGGCGCTCGGCGTCCAGGAGACGGCGCGCGTCGAGAAGATCATCCTCAAGCTGCGCGACGCCGGAGTGGCCGTGCTGCTGATCAGCCACAACTTCGACCAGGTGATGCGCCTGAGCGACCAGGTGTGGGTGATGCGCGCGGGCCTCGCCGTCGCCGGCCGCCGCACCGCCGAGACCAGCGGTGACGAGCTCGTCTCGCTGATCACGGGCGCGAAGGCCGCCTGA
- a CDS encoding ATP-binding cassette domain-containing protein — protein sequence MIRLEQLSKSYGPATVLDRLDFSVATGEIFAVVGPSGAGKSTLAACVNLLERPTSGTVVVNGEALSQLSEERLRVARRRIGTVFQSDGLFSRRTAEQNVALPLEYLGVTAAETKRRVAELLERVGLSDRARYYPHQLSGGQRQRVGIARALALRPSVLLSDEATSGLDPASTTAITTLLKELRDDLGLSILFITHEMETVRQVADSVARLDHGRIVESGRLVDLLRDPASPLGLALNPVRPSVAPGPGLGEWVVGYSRSGVPTDWVTRLAEAVGPVALLGAAIETVDGQAVGHATIGLGPVDEARLTRAAAELGLSVRPAGVRVLAEEVAA from the coding sequence ATGATCCGGCTCGAGCAGCTCAGCAAGTCGTACGGTCCGGCGACCGTGCTCGACCGCCTCGACTTCTCGGTCGCGACCGGCGAGATCTTCGCCGTCGTCGGCCCGAGCGGTGCGGGCAAGAGCACGCTCGCCGCCTGCGTGAACCTCCTGGAGCGGCCCACCTCGGGCACGGTCGTCGTCAACGGAGAGGCGCTCTCGCAGCTCTCGGAGGAGCGGCTGCGCGTCGCCCGCCGCCGCATCGGCACCGTCTTCCAGTCCGACGGACTCTTCAGCCGCCGCACGGCCGAGCAGAACGTGGCGCTGCCGCTGGAGTACCTCGGCGTCACCGCCGCCGAGACGAAGCGCCGCGTCGCGGAGCTGCTCGAGCGCGTCGGCCTCTCGGACCGCGCCCGCTACTACCCGCACCAGCTCTCCGGTGGTCAGCGCCAGCGCGTCGGCATCGCCCGCGCTCTCGCCCTCCGCCCCTCGGTGCTGCTCTCGGACGAGGCCACCTCGGGCCTCGACCCCGCCTCGACCACCGCGATCACCACGCTCCTGAAGGAGCTGCGCGACGACCTGGGCCTCTCGATCCTCTTCATCACCCACGAGATGGAGACGGTGCGCCAGGTGGCCGACTCCGTCGCCCGCCTCGACCACGGCCGCATCGTGGAGTCGGGCCGTCTCGTCGACCTGCTGCGCGACCCCGCGTCCCCGCTCGGCCTCGCCCTCAACCCGGTGCGCCCCTCCGTCGCGCCCGGCCCGGGCCTGGGCGAATGGGTGGTGGGCTACTCCCGCTCCGGAGTGCCGACCGACTGGGTCACCCGGCTCGCGGAGGCGGTCGGCCCGGTCGCGCTGCTCGGCGCGGCGATCGAGACGGTGGACGGGCAGGCGGTCGGCCACGCGACGATCGGGCTCGGCCCGGTCGACGAGGCGCGGCTCACCCGTGCGGCGGCCGAGCTCGGCCTGTCGGTCCGGCCCGCCGGCGTGCGCGTCCTCGCCGAGGAGGTGGCGGCGTGA
- a CDS encoding sugar phosphate isomerase/epimerase codes for MHPEFLHRGSTERSSPIGVHAGLLVGDWTPESGRRAIGAAASIGFDLIEIPAPDDPDASAWTADLLDEHRIDAVVSLALDADSDITDQATAGRGEERLLAAVRFAEAIGARYVGGVTYSAMRKYEHAADAAARSRSLDVLRRVAAAAAPAGVVVGAEYVNRYESNLLNTAAQTAAFLRELDAPNVLLHLDTFHAHLEEVDLASAVRDAGDLLGYLHASENHRGELGTGSTDWTGLAAALADSGYRGPLTLESFSPAVQPPASAEGMGLWRELWHDPVALATSGHAFLADLLDTDPAARRRP; via the coding sequence ATGCACCCCGAGTTCCTGCACCGCGGGAGCACGGAGCGCTCGTCGCCGATCGGGGTCCACGCGGGCCTGCTCGTCGGCGACTGGACGCCGGAGTCGGGGCGCCGCGCGATCGGCGCCGCCGCCTCGATCGGCTTCGACCTGATCGAGATCCCGGCGCCCGACGACCCCGACGCCTCCGCGTGGACCGCCGACCTGCTCGACGAGCACAGGATCGACGCGGTCGTCTCGCTCGCGCTGGACGCCGACTCCGACATCACCGACCAGGCCACGGCCGGCCGCGGCGAGGAGCGGCTCCTGGCGGCCGTGCGGTTCGCCGAGGCGATCGGCGCGCGGTACGTCGGCGGAGTCACCTACTCGGCCATGCGCAAGTACGAGCACGCGGCCGACGCGGCTGCCCGCTCGCGCTCGCTCGACGTGCTGCGGAGGGTCGCCGCGGCCGCCGCTCCCGCCGGCGTCGTCGTCGGAGCGGAGTACGTGAACCGCTACGAGAGCAACCTGCTGAACACGGCCGCCCAGACCGCCGCGTTCCTCCGCGAGCTCGACGCGCCGAACGTGCTCCTGCACCTCGACACCTTCCACGCCCACCTCGAGGAGGTCGACCTCGCGAGCGCCGTCCGCGACGCCGGCGACCTGCTCGGCTACCTCCACGCCTCCGAGAACCACCGCGGAGAGCTGGGCACCGGGAGCACCGACTGGACCGGGCTCGCGGCGGCGCTCGCCGACTCCGGCTACCGCGGCCCGCTGACCCTCGAGAGCTTCTCGCCCGCCGTCCAGCCCCCGGCCTCGGCCGAGGGCATGGGCCTCTGGCGCGAGCTCTGGCACGACCCCGTCGCCCTCGCGACCTCCGGCCACGCGTTCCTCGCGGACCTGCTCGACACCGACCCCGCGGCCCGACGCCGCCCCTGA
- a CDS encoding methionine ABC transporter permease yields MILHLDNKVPLEQIPALVLPALGETLIMVGIVMAIVVLVGVPLGALVHNLAPGGLAENRAAHQVLSAVISVGRSLPFLILMASIMPFTRLITGTNIGIAAAVVPMSIAGIAFFTRIVENALRSVPLSLTRVARASGASRLQVVRTAQLSEAVPQIIGGLTINTIAMIEYSAIAGTIGAGGIGYVAVTYGYQRFDTTVMLATIVILVATVATVQLTGDALVRATTPGASRSRRAPRVAAAV; encoded by the coding sequence GTGATCCTCCACCTCGACAACAAGGTCCCGCTCGAGCAGATCCCCGCGCTGGTCCTGCCGGCGCTCGGCGAGACGCTGATCATGGTCGGCATCGTCATGGCGATCGTGGTGCTGGTCGGCGTGCCGCTGGGCGCTCTCGTGCACAACCTCGCTCCGGGCGGGCTGGCCGAGAACCGGGCCGCCCACCAGGTGCTCAGCGCCGTCATCAGCGTCGGCCGCTCGCTGCCGTTCCTCATCCTGATGGCGTCGATCATGCCGTTCACGCGCCTGATCACCGGCACCAACATCGGGATCGCGGCCGCCGTCGTGCCGATGTCGATCGCGGGGATCGCCTTCTTCACCCGGATCGTCGAGAACGCGCTGCGCAGCGTGCCGCTCTCGCTCACCCGCGTCGCCCGCGCCTCCGGAGCGTCGCGGCTGCAGGTGGTGCGGACCGCCCAGCTGAGCGAGGCGGTGCCGCAGATCATCGGCGGCCTGACGATCAACACGATCGCGATGATCGAGTACTCGGCGATCGCCGGCACGATCGGCGCCGGCGGCATCGGCTACGTCGCGGTGACCTACGGCTACCAGCGCTTCGACACCACCGTCATGCTCGCCACCATCGTGATCCTGGTCGCCACCGTCGCGACCGTGCAGCTCACCGGCGACGCCCTCGTCCGCGCAACCACGCCCGGCGCCTCCCGCTCGCGGCGAGCGCCGCGGGTCGCGGCCGCCGTCTAG
- a CDS encoding ROK family transcriptional regulator translates to MTGYSTGEAGSHVADVLALFREQGEVSRNAVMEQTGLSRSTVNQRLATLVELGLIAPTTGGESTGGRPSSMFAMNLVGTVFLTADIGASGFVAAACDLRGTPLRHESGVVDVWEGPDAVLSLVIAAFERLQQGDAVAGIGVGVPGPVEFAAGRVRNPPIMTGWDDFDIAGYFAEPYEGVQVVIENDANARALAESRHHGSDNLISLKLGTGIGSGLVFNGATIRGAVGAAGDIGHTRAVTGTVDADPLPCRCGNAGCVEAYASGWALVRDLSADDPSIKHVADVTARVLRGDMRATQAVRQAGRVLGEAVADLVNILNPRTIVISGQLGDCGEVLMSGLRERVYLRTHPLATRHLTIHTSDLGELAGVIGLALTTADQVFSRERFDREASAESPRAAAAAS, encoded by the coding sequence ATGACGGGGTACTCCACCGGCGAGGCCGGTTCGCACGTGGCCGACGTCCTCGCGCTGTTCCGCGAGCAGGGCGAGGTCTCGCGCAACGCGGTGATGGAGCAGACGGGGCTCTCCCGCTCCACCGTCAACCAGCGCCTCGCGACCCTCGTGGAGCTCGGCCTGATCGCCCCCACCACCGGCGGCGAGTCGACCGGCGGGCGCCCCTCGAGCATGTTCGCGATGAACCTGGTCGGCACGGTGTTCCTCACCGCCGACATCGGGGCGAGCGGATTCGTCGCCGCCGCCTGCGACCTGCGCGGCACCCCCCTCCGGCACGAGAGCGGCGTCGTCGACGTCTGGGAGGGGCCGGACGCCGTGCTCTCGCTGGTGATCGCCGCGTTCGAGCGGCTGCAGCAGGGCGACGCGGTCGCCGGCATCGGCGTCGGAGTCCCGGGGCCGGTCGAGTTCGCCGCCGGGCGCGTGCGCAACCCGCCGATCATGACCGGCTGGGACGACTTCGACATCGCCGGCTACTTCGCCGAGCCGTACGAGGGCGTGCAGGTCGTCATCGAGAACGACGCGAACGCCCGCGCCCTCGCCGAGTCGCGCCACCACGGCTCCGACAACCTGATCAGCCTGAAGCTCGGCACCGGCATCGGCTCGGGCCTCGTCTTCAACGGAGCGACGATCCGCGGAGCCGTCGGCGCGGCCGGCGACATCGGCCACACCCGCGCGGTCACGGGCACGGTCGACGCGGATCCGCTGCCCTGCCGCTGCGGCAACGCCGGCTGCGTGGAGGCGTACGCGAGCGGCTGGGCCCTCGTCCGCGACCTCTCGGCCGACGACCCCTCGATCAAGCACGTCGCCGACGTCACGGCCCGCGTGCTCCGCGGCGACATGCGCGCCACCCAGGCCGTGCGCCAGGCCGGCCGCGTCCTCGGCGAGGCGGTCGCCGACCTCGTCAACATCCTCAACCCGCGGACCATCGTGATCTCGGGTCAGCTCGGCGACTGCGGCGAGGTGCTGATGTCGGGCCTGCGCGAGCGCGTCTACCTGCGCACCCACCCGCTCGCCACGCGGCACCTGACCATCCACACGTCGGACCTGGGCGAGCTGGCGGGCGTGATCGGCCTCGCTCTGACGACCGCCGACCAGGTCTTCAGCCGCGAGCGCTTCGACCGCGAGGCGAGCGCCGAGAGCCCCCGCGCGGCGGCCGCCGCGAGCTGA
- a CDS encoding ABC transporter permease, giving the protein MTSVTARPPASASPLLANLRQLSFWAENAAPIGLVALVIVFSIATPTFLSLGNIKAMLVAAAILVILSIGQSFVITTGGIDLSISATMTVGAVGFGIGWSAGWGFWLSALAALLFAGLIGVINGFLIAKGKVTDFIATLGTLSVATGLALIVSDGKPITVGSPELLRLTTGSIGIIGYPIILAAVIGVVAWVVMFRTRFGLHVQAVGGNEESAVANGIKAGRVRIAVYIIAAVLAGVGSLLLVARVGAAEPAINTQYLLNSIAAVVLGGVSLTGGKAKIVGPIIGAFLLTALTNGLTLLGVSQFYQPLAVGLVVVLAALITRYQKK; this is encoded by the coding sequence ATGACCTCAGTCACCGCCCGACCCCCGGCCAGCGCCTCCCCGCTGCTGGCGAACCTCCGTCAGCTCAGCTTCTGGGCCGAGAACGCCGCACCGATCGGGCTCGTCGCCCTGGTGATCGTGTTCTCGATCGCGACGCCGACGTTCCTCAGCCTCGGCAACATCAAGGCGATGCTCGTCGCCGCCGCGATCCTGGTCATCCTCTCGATCGGCCAGTCCTTCGTCATCACCACCGGCGGCATCGACCTCTCGATCTCGGCGACGATGACCGTCGGAGCGGTCGGCTTCGGCATCGGCTGGAGCGCCGGCTGGGGCTTCTGGCTCTCGGCGCTCGCGGCCCTGCTCTTCGCGGGGCTGATCGGAGTGATCAACGGCTTCCTGATCGCGAAGGGCAAGGTCACCGACTTCATCGCGACACTGGGCACGCTCTCGGTGGCGACCGGCCTCGCGCTGATCGTCTCCGACGGCAAGCCGATCACGGTCGGCAGCCCCGAGCTGCTCCGCCTCACCACCGGCTCGATCGGGATCATCGGCTACCCGATCATCCTGGCCGCGGTCATCGGAGTCGTCGCCTGGGTCGTCATGTTCCGCACCCGCTTCGGCCTGCACGTGCAGGCGGTCGGCGGCAACGAGGAGAGCGCGGTCGCCAACGGCATCAAGGCCGGACGCGTGCGCATCGCGGTGTACATCATCGCCGCCGTCCTCGCCGGAGTCGGCTCGCTCCTCCTCGTCGCCCGCGTCGGCGCCGCGGAGCCGGCCATCAACACGCAGTACCTGCTCAACTCCATCGCGGCCGTCGTGCTCGGCGGAGTGAGCCTCACCGGCGGCAAGGCCAAGATCGTCGGCCCGATCATCGGAGCGTTCCTCCTGACCGCGCTGACCAACGGCCTGACCCTGCTCGGCGTCTCGCAGTTCTACCAGCCCCTCGCCGTCGGCCTGGTGGTCGTGCTCGCCGCCCTCATCACCCGCTACCAGAAGAAGTGA
- a CDS encoding MetQ/NlpA family ABC transporter substrate-binding protein, giving the protein MSTPDDLGFDLKKKRRWPWIAGAAVVVVGVASAIAVPLLSPAVSANEQEGATLYVATAEGNASEQALVDFVAKEVAPRYGITVAFKGLSDSNTINRAVSEGEVAATVYQHKLWLGQVLEANPDFEEEAATPVFRWGFGLWSDKYSDVSQIPDGGTVSLYSDPANEAQGLWLLQNAGLITLKPGTEPGTATQDDIAENPKNLQFTLLDFAAQSRALPDLDAAVGYTEYYLAAGIPIEQQIFAPQAPDDFAGQLTIGSKYRDTENVKKLVQAFQDPAVQEFLATDETVKGILLPIDG; this is encoded by the coding sequence ATGTCCACTCCCGACGACCTCGGATTCGATCTCAAGAAGAAGCGCCGCTGGCCCTGGATCGCCGGAGCGGCCGTCGTCGTGGTCGGCGTCGCCTCCGCGATCGCCGTCCCGCTCCTCTCCCCCGCCGTCTCGGCCAACGAGCAGGAGGGCGCGACGCTCTACGTCGCGACCGCCGAGGGCAACGCCTCCGAGCAGGCCCTGGTCGACTTCGTCGCGAAGGAGGTGGCGCCGCGCTACGGCATCACCGTCGCCTTCAAGGGGCTCTCGGACAGCAACACCATCAACCGCGCGGTGAGCGAGGGCGAGGTCGCGGCCACGGTCTACCAGCACAAGCTCTGGCTGGGACAGGTGCTCGAGGCCAACCCCGACTTCGAGGAGGAGGCGGCCACCCCCGTCTTCCGCTGGGGCTTCGGGCTCTGGAGCGACAAGTACTCCGACGTCTCCCAGATCCCTGACGGCGGCACGGTCTCGCTCTACTCCGACCCCGCCAACGAGGCGCAGGGCCTCTGGCTGCTGCAGAACGCCGGCCTGATCACGCTGAAGCCGGGCACGGAGCCGGGCACCGCGACCCAGGACGACATCGCCGAGAACCCGAAGAACCTGCAGTTCACGCTGCTCGACTTCGCCGCCCAGTCGCGCGCGCTGCCGGACCTCGACGCGGCCGTCGGCTACACCGAGTACTACCTCGCCGCCGGCATCCCGATCGAGCAGCAGATCTTCGCCCCGCAGGCCCCCGACGACTTCGCCGGGCAGCTCACCATCGGCTCGAAGTACCGCGACACCGAGAACGTGAAGAAGCTCGTCCAGGCCTTCCAGGACCCGGCCGTGCAGGAGTTCCTCGCCACGGACGAGACGGTGAAGGGGATCCTGCTGCCGATCGACGGCTGA